A DNA window from Schistocerca americana isolate TAMUIC-IGC-003095 chromosome 4, iqSchAmer2.1, whole genome shotgun sequence contains the following coding sequences:
- the LOC124613167 gene encoding gastrula zinc finger protein XlCGF57.1-like: protein MEAEHGERRSRKKNYSYSTTDGIEDEHQFEEGDGEESEDSSRLKMNHAYQIVDSAGETEDGEMLQMHVTTELTECDPGLKSKIAGAMKDIMVKDDGPQFFNNEEENAIWRCDMCDYEASKKSVLINHIRKRHAAGAVACNYCEKYFFDEESAKLHERTHLKSKEDESEPPMYMCEFCGKSFRGRKSLKEHHLANHSEVKPFKCDQCDKNYGSLASLDIHKATHSTETPYLCDLCGKSFKHINNLRSHKRCHMDDSYKNRQLCTKCGKGFRSKFHLNEHMNVHNGVRPYSCEKCGKRFHKKIQLRQHGSAHLGEQPFSCHICGVKFNRRGNMTQHIKRHEHERKYTCRVCNESFPTLGAVLTHRKLHTDLEVEKSIQMQAGDDPEQAAFKCVICGKLLVKKESLATHMRSHTGEKLFECTVCGKKLSNKGSLTYHMRSFHTGERPHTCQFCGEGFLSKEARLVHERIHTGEKPYKCSVCGMAFRCSSNLSQHIKVHSEERPHPCQHCGKAFQRKGALDVHMRTHTGERPFTCDICGRGFTQKNDMLKHRRIHTQEKPFRCDQCGQLFMQKRDLTKHLSLHAHKQEVVEEEETPTQTVVITTADNNVITFPEIPVNVPVMENTQAVILHRF from the exons ATGGAGGCAGAGCACGGAGAAAGGAGAAGTAGAAAGAA gaattacagttacagtacaactgATGGAATTGAAGATGAACATCAGTTTGAGGAAGGAGATGGTGAAGAATCTGAAGACAGTTCAAGGCTTAAAATGAATCACGCATACCAAATAgtagattctgcaggagagactgaaGATGGTGAAATGTTGCAGATGCATGTGACGACAGAATTGACCGAGTGTGACCCAGGGCTCAAGTCCAAAATAGCTGGTGCTATGAAAGACATAATGGTGAAAGATGATGGTCCACAATTCTTCAATAACGAAGAAGAGAATGCAATATGGAGATGTGATATGTGTGATTATGAAGCTTCTAAGAAATCAGTTTTAATTAATCACATCAGAAAAAGACATGCTGCTGGTGCTGTAGCATGTAATtactgtgaaaaatatttttttgacgaagAGTCAGCTAAACTTCATGAAAGGACTCACTTAAAGTCAAAGGAGGATGAGTCGGAGCCACCTATGTACATGTGTGAATTCTGTGGGAAGTCATTCCGTGGACGAAAGTCATTAAAAGAACATCATTTAGCTAATCATAGTGAAGTGAAACCCTTTAAATGTGATCAGTGCGATAAAAACTACGGTTCATTAGCTAGCTTAGACATCCATAAAGCGACACACTCTACAGAGACTCCTTATCTTTGTGATTTGTGTGGCAAGAGTTTCAAGCACATAAATAACTTAAGAAGCCATAAACGTTGTCATATGGATGATTCGTATAAAAATAGGCAACTgtgtacaaagtgtgggaaaggGTTTAGATCAAAGTTTCATCTCAATGAACATATGAATGTGCACAACGGAGTCCGTCCGTACAGTTGTGAGAAATGTGGTAAACGTTTTCATAAGAAGATACAGCTTCGGCAGCATGGCTCGGCTCACTTAGGTGAACAACCGTTCTCGTGTCATATTTGTGGAGTGAAGTTCAATCGCCGAGGTAATATGACCCAACACATTAAAAGACATGAACATGAAAGGAAATATACTTGCAGGGTATGCAATGAGTCGTTTCCCACATTGGGTGCTGTTCTTACTCATCGAAAATTGCATACTGATCTAGAAGTGGAGAAAAGTAtacagatgcaggccggtgatGATCCAGAGCAGGCTGCCTTCAAATGTGTTATCTGTGGTAAACTTCTTGTCAAGAAGGAATCACTCGCAACGCACATGAGATCACATACAGGAGAAAAACTTTTTGAGTGTACAGTGTGTGGGAAAAAATTGTCTAATAAAGGTTCTTTAACATACCACATGCGGTCTTTCCACACTGGTGAGCGTCCTCACACGTGCCAGTTCTGTGGCGAAGGGTTCCTTTCAAAGGAGGCTCGCCTTGTCCATGAACGAATACATACGGGAGaaaaaccttataaatgttcagtttGTGGTATGGCATTCCGCTGCTCCAGCAACCTGTCACAGCATATAAAAGTCCATTCAGAGGAACGGCCACACCCCTGTCAGCATTGTGGAAAAGCATTTCAGAGGAAAGGCGCACTAGATGTGCATATGAGAACACACACAGGTGAACGACCTTTTACGTGTGATATATGTGGTAGAGGCTTTACACAGAAAAATGACATGCTTAAACATAGACGTATTCATACGCAGGAAAAGCCTTTCCGTTGTGATCAGTGCGGTCAGCTTTTTATGCAAAAACGGGACCTGACAAAACACTTGAGCCTTCACGCTCATAAGCAAGAAGTTGTTGAGGAGGAAGAGACCCCTACACAAACAGTTGTAATAACAACAGCTGATAATAATGTGATAACTTTTCCGGAAATACCAGTGAATGTACCTGTCATGGAAAATACTCAGGCAGTTATCTTGCATAGGTTTTAG